A window of the Euzebyales bacterium genome harbors these coding sequences:
- the cysS gene encoding cysteine--tRNA ligase: protein MKLFDTRSGRPRTLIAGHTIRLYVCGITPYDAAHLGHAATYVAFDVLIRALEHRGHVVRYVRNVTDVDDDILRTARERDVDFLELAESEVARFDADLRALGCREPDVAPRATDTVPAIVTAVSGLVERGAAYVLDDGRVYFDIAIAEQFGALSRLDRERMLAEFAEKGGDPDAPGKRDALDFLLWQPGRDGEPTWESPWGPGRPGWHIECSVMAMEHLGGVIDIHGGGNDLVFPHHEAEIVQSEHLTGQGPFARFWLHTGMVGLDDVKMSKSLGNLVFAHDLLGRFPGPAIRTYLLANHYRATWSYDEELMVASTGRLARWRTAAATSGRDLTDEQAVVAALDDDLDTPAALDVLDRMANAGHGASLCASAALLGIDLDDQPTPTA, encoded by the coding sequence ATGAAGCTGTTCGACACGCGCAGCGGCCGGCCACGCACGCTGATCGCCGGCCACACCATCCGCCTGTACGTCTGCGGCATCACGCCGTACGACGCGGCACACCTCGGGCACGCGGCGACGTACGTCGCGTTCGACGTGCTGATCCGGGCACTCGAGCACCGGGGTCACGTGGTGCGCTACGTCCGCAACGTCACCGACGTCGACGACGACATCCTGCGGACGGCCCGCGAGCGCGACGTCGACTTCCTCGAGCTCGCCGAGTCCGAGGTGGCGCGCTTCGACGCCGATCTCCGGGCACTGGGCTGCCGCGAACCCGACGTGGCGCCCCGCGCCACCGATACGGTGCCCGCGATCGTGACCGCCGTATCCGGCCTGGTCGAGCGCGGCGCCGCGTACGTGCTCGACGACGGTCGCGTCTACTTCGACATCGCGATCGCCGAGCAGTTCGGCGCACTGTCCCGGCTCGATCGCGAGCGCATGCTGGCCGAGTTCGCGGAGAAGGGCGGCGATCCCGACGCGCCCGGCAAGCGCGACGCACTCGACTTCCTGCTGTGGCAGCCCGGCCGGGACGGCGAACCGACGTGGGAGAGCCCGTGGGGACCGGGCCGGCCCGGCTGGCACATCGAGTGCTCGGTGATGGCGATGGAGCACCTCGGCGGCGTCATCGACATCCACGGGGGCGGCAACGACCTGGTCTTCCCCCACCACGAGGCCGAGATCGTGCAGTCCGAGCACCTGACCGGGCAGGGCCCGTTCGCGCGGTTCTGGCTGCACACGGGCATGGTCGGGCTCGACGATGTCAAGATGAGCAAGTCACTGGGCAACCTCGTGTTCGCCCACGACCTGCTCGGCCGCTTCCCCGGCCCGGCGATCCGCACCTACCTGTTGGCCAACCACTACCGGGCGACCTGGAGCTACGACGAGGAACTGATGGTGGCATCGACCGGCCGGCTCGCCCGCTGGCGGACGGCGGCCGCCACGAGTGGCCGGGACCTGACCGATGAGCAGGCGGTCGTTGCCGCGCTCGACGACGATCTGGACACCCCCGCGGCGCTCGACGTGCTGGACCGCATGGCGAACGCCGGGCACGGTGCGTCGCTGTGCGCATCCGCCGCGCTGCTC
- a CDS encoding HAMP domain-containing sensor histidine kinase, whose amino-acid sequence MTGAVAPRDDAAPDRVRASRSSSTAAREASGIRDRLVRLMLVAVGVAVLLLGLPLAVVARQWVYSQEITALAQRAEQLADVLDVADDPAELTGRVGMVARVLDARVTVLDLGGRAVRDSSGVAPGTVFDDRPVRATRPGSPAGERIGNALVVAVVARVNATPVIVRVAAPADAAAARVSSAWLVIVVLGGTALTVGAALASWRARQLARPLEAVADSARRLGEGDFGGHAARSDIAEIDRIAASLDATAARLRSALERSASLSADASHQLRTPLTALRLNLEALAAELGTPSASLAAADAEVDRLEATLDELLALADAGVRASVVDLRALTMERLDAWRTIADAAGRAVRVTRTAVPLVRVRPAAVGQALQVLLDNALTHGRGDVTVWLEPVRRGERTWVRLCVGDEGPGPTVDDLADGGGRGLPLARALIEAEGGRLVLDGGHDVPPTASLHEGRGNRVCLVVPAVDDGGAEAVDDAAT is encoded by the coding sequence GTGACGGGCGCCGTCGCGCCGCGCGACGACGCGGCCCCCGATCGGGTCCGGGCCTCGCGTTCGTCGTCGACCGCGGCACGTGAGGCCAGCGGCATCCGCGACCGGCTCGTCCGGTTGATGCTCGTCGCCGTGGGCGTCGCGGTGCTCCTGCTCGGACTGCCACTGGCGGTGGTCGCCCGCCAGTGGGTCTACAGCCAGGAGATCACGGCGCTGGCACAGCGCGCCGAGCAGCTCGCCGACGTGCTCGACGTCGCCGACGATCCGGCGGAGCTGACGGGCCGCGTCGGAATGGTCGCCCGCGTGCTCGACGCCCGCGTCACCGTCCTCGATCTGGGTGGTCGGGCCGTGCGTGACTCCAGCGGCGTCGCGCCGGGCACCGTGTTCGACGACCGTCCGGTCCGTGCGACACGGCCCGGCTCGCCGGCGGGTGAGCGCATCGGCAACGCCCTGGTCGTCGCTGTCGTCGCGCGGGTCAACGCCACGCCGGTGATCGTCCGCGTGGCCGCCCCGGCCGATGCGGCGGCGGCGCGCGTGAGCAGTGCCTGGCTGGTGATCGTCGTGCTGGGCGGCACGGCGTTGACCGTGGGTGCTGCGCTGGCATCGTGGCGGGCACGCCAGCTGGCCAGGCCCCTGGAGGCCGTCGCCGACTCCGCCCGCCGGCTGGGCGAGGGCGACTTCGGGGGCCACGCGGCGCGTAGCGACATCGCCGAGATCGACCGCATCGCCGCGTCGCTCGACGCGACGGCGGCCCGGCTGCGGAGCGCGCTCGAGCGCAGCGCGTCGCTGTCGGCCGACGCGTCGCACCAGCTGCGGACACCGTTGACTGCGCTGCGGCTCAACCTCGAAGCGCTGGCGGCCGAGCTCGGTACCCCGAGCGCCTCCCTGGCTGCGGCGGACGCCGAGGTCGACCGGCTCGAGGCCACACTCGACGAGTTGCTGGCGCTGGCCGACGCTGGCGTCCGTGCCTCGGTCGTCGACCTGCGGGCGCTGACGATGGAGCGGCTCGACGCGTGGCGCACGATCGCTGATGCCGCCGGACGTGCGGTGCGCGTGACCCGCACCGCTGTCCCGCTGGTGCGCGTGCGACCGGCCGCGGTCGGGCAGGCGTTGCAGGTCCTGCTCGACAACGCGCTCACTCATGGTCGTGGCGACGTGACCGTCTGGCTCGAACCCGTCCGGCGGGGCGAACGGACGTGGGTGCGGTTGTGCGTCGGCGACGAGGGGCCGGGACCGACCGTGGACGACCTCGCCGACGGGGGTGGCCGCGGGCTGCCGCTGGCACGGGCACTGATCGAGGCAGAGGGGGGCCGGCTCGTGCTCGACGGGGGTCATGACGTTCCCCCTACCGCTTCGCTGCATGAGGGGCGGGGCAACCGCGTGTGCCTCGTCGTCCCGGCTGTGGATGACGGCGGTGCCGAAGCTGTGGACGACGCCGCGACGTGA
- a CDS encoding response regulator transcription factor has translation MDRGTGRAPSILLVEDDDGIARPLVAALRGSGYDVTRVSSGQQALANAAGVDAVVLDLGLPDLDGVEVCRRLRRRAPQARVLMLTARTTEADVVVGLDAGADDYVTKPFRLAELLARLRALLRRGAEAMPAERSMLVAQDVRVDPAARRAWRADDELELTPKEFDVLRLLVEHAGRVVSREQLLRDVWETTWGGSSKTVDMHLSWLRRKLGDAASAPRYITTVRGIGFRFENDADDPPQSEPVA, from the coding sequence ATGGATCGAGGAACTGGACGGGCACCGTCCATTCTGTTGGTCGAGGACGACGATGGCATCGCCCGACCGCTTGTTGCGGCGCTGCGCGGCAGCGGGTACGACGTGACGCGGGTGAGCTCCGGCCAACAGGCGCTGGCCAACGCGGCCGGCGTGGACGCCGTGGTCCTCGATCTCGGGCTGCCCGACCTCGACGGCGTCGAGGTGTGCCGCAGGCTCCGTCGCCGGGCGCCGCAGGCGCGGGTGCTGATGCTCACCGCCCGCACCACCGAGGCCGACGTCGTGGTCGGTCTCGACGCCGGCGCCGACGACTACGTGACCAAGCCGTTCCGCCTCGCCGAGCTGCTGGCGCGGCTGCGGGCGCTGCTCCGCCGCGGGGCCGAGGCGATGCCCGCCGAGCGCTCGATGCTCGTCGCGCAGGACGTCCGGGTCGATCCCGCCGCCCGCCGGGCGTGGCGCGCCGACGACGAGCTGGAGCTGACCCCCAAGGAGTTCGACGTGCTGCGGCTGCTGGTCGAGCACGCGGGACGGGTCGTGTCCCGCGAGCAGTTGCTGCGCGACGTGTGGGAGACGACCTGGGGTGGCTCGTCGAAGACCGTCGACATGCACCTGTCATGGCTGCGCCGCAAGCTCGGCGACGCGGCCAGTGCGCCGCGCTACATCACGACCGTGCGCGGCATCGGGTTCCGCTTCGAGAACGACGCAGACGATCCCCCGCAGTCGGAACCCGTCGCGTGA
- a CDS encoding zinc-dependent metalloprotease has translation MSDPFGGNFDPRMFEQVPLFRELAKVMSWTGGPVNWDLALQTASSVTASGAPRTDRDEREFADAVHVAELWLDEATGLRAVAGAVRALSPREWVTAAATDTGLGLLVEPLAAGMGHALHQSMPEQLRGMEGQPGFADAIRQSFGAMGAMMYGVQIGTIAGNLSGQLLGAYDLGVPVIDARTVATVGDHHESFAADYDVEPAEMRYWLALREAMFRRMWAGVAWLQPHLSGLISEFATAAEFNPERLMDQLGAGGLDPSNLESLSDALGGSDFVVEPTADQQRVLGHLQALVAFVEAYAELAVRTAAGTRLGALTRIEEAMRRRRAAQGPGEQTLHQLIGLDLVPRQIRDARSFCDAVIAARGQVGLDRVWDDATHLPTTDDFSDPSRWLVRMAAVELEDPREDPPSTD, from the coding sequence ATGAGCGATCCATTCGGCGGCAACTTCGATCCGCGGATGTTCGAGCAGGTACCACTGTTCCGTGAGCTCGCCAAGGTCATGTCGTGGACCGGTGGTCCCGTCAACTGGGATCTCGCGCTGCAGACCGCCTCGTCCGTCACCGCCTCCGGCGCGCCGCGAACCGACCGGGACGAGCGCGAGTTCGCCGACGCGGTGCACGTGGCCGAACTGTGGCTCGACGAGGCCACCGGGCTGCGTGCCGTCGCAGGCGCGGTACGCGCCTTGTCGCCACGCGAGTGGGTGACGGCCGCGGCCACCGACACCGGTCTCGGCCTGCTCGTCGAACCGCTCGCGGCCGGCATGGGCCACGCGCTGCACCAGAGCATGCCCGAGCAGCTGCGCGGGATGGAGGGTCAGCCGGGGTTCGCCGACGCGATCCGGCAATCGTTCGGCGCGATGGGCGCGATGATGTACGGCGTCCAGATCGGCACGATCGCGGGCAACCTGTCCGGCCAGCTGCTGGGCGCCTACGACCTCGGTGTGCCCGTGATCGACGCGCGCACGGTCGCGACCGTGGGTGACCACCACGAGTCGTTCGCCGCCGACTACGACGTCGAGCCGGCCGAGATGCGCTACTGGCTGGCCCTGCGCGAGGCGATGTTCAGACGCATGTGGGCCGGCGTCGCGTGGCTCCAGCCGCACCTCTCAGGACTGATCAGCGAGTTCGCCACGGCGGCCGAGTTCAATCCCGAGCGCCTGATGGACCAGCTCGGCGCCGGCGGTCTCGACCCGTCCAACCTGGAGTCGCTGTCCGACGCGCTGGGCGGCTCGGACTTCGTCGTCGAGCCGACGGCGGACCAGCAGCGGGTGCTCGGCCATCTGCAGGCACTGGTGGCGTTCGTGGAGGCCTACGCCGAGCTCGCGGTCCGGACGGCGGCCGGAACCCGCCTCGGTGCACTCACCCGCATCGAAGAGGCAATGCGCCGCCGGCGCGCGGCACAGGGACCCGGCGAGCAGACGCTGCACCAGCTGATCGGGCTCGACCTCGTGCCACGACAGATCCGCGACGCACGCAGCTTCTGCGACGCCGTCATCGCCGCGCGGGGCCAGGTGGGCCTGGACCGCGTGTGGGACGACGCCACCCACCTGCCCACGACCGATGACTTCTCGGATCCGAGCCGGTGGCTCGTGCGCATGGCGGCGGTCGAGCTGGAGGATCCGCGCGAGGACCCGCCGAGCACGGACTGA
- a CDS encoding trypsin-like peptidase domain-containing protein, which translates to MTDYTSVESTQPIESHRPSTGDPTDQRPPTLPPPPPPRRRRPTTLLLVVVTALIAAALAYPAGRRAAEPQQQPEPVADVQADDAPADDAPAVLDAPSPVPEIARTVLPSVAQVIVGQGGGSAVIYRSDGYLVTNNHVVEGAPQVQVVLADGRRRDAEVVGTAGPPISDLAVLKIDDTDLPAATFATDAPEIGSTAVAIGSPFGLDATVTAGVVSALDRELIGGDEQLGMLIQTDAAINPGNSGGALVDDRGRIVGINTAILSGSGTSSGVGFAIPSTSVTALADQLIEGGSVRPGFLGIAGQPVSPEAAEAFGVPEGAVIAEVTPGSAADDAGLQAEDVIVSLNGESVDSMLGLSSRIQVRQPGDQVTLGLVRDGERLEVTVTLGERNDVTN; encoded by the coding sequence ATGACGGACTACACCTCAGTCGAATCCACGCAGCCGATCGAGTCGCATCGGCCGTCGACCGGGGACCCGACCGACCAGCGGCCGCCCACGCTGCCGCCGCCTCCGCCGCCGCGCCGTCGCCGGCCCACGACGCTGCTGCTCGTCGTCGTGACCGCGCTCATCGCCGCGGCGCTCGCCTATCCGGCTGGACGCCGCGCCGCCGAGCCACAGCAGCAGCCCGAACCGGTCGCCGACGTCCAGGCAGACGACGCGCCCGCGGACGACGCGCCCGCTGTGCTCGACGCGCCGTCACCTGTGCCGGAGATCGCACGGACGGTGCTGCCGTCGGTGGCACAAGTCATCGTCGGCCAGGGCGGCGGCTCGGCAGTGATCTACCGCTCTGACGGCTACCTCGTGACCAACAACCACGTGGTCGAGGGGGCGCCGCAGGTCCAGGTGGTGCTCGCCGACGGACGCCGGCGCGACGCCGAGGTCGTCGGCACCGCCGGACCGCCGATCAGCGATCTGGCCGTGCTCAAGATCGACGACACCGATCTGCCGGCGGCGACGTTCGCGACCGATGCACCCGAGATCGGCAGCACCGCGGTGGCCATCGGCTCGCCCTTCGGCCTGGACGCCACCGTGACCGCCGGTGTGGTCAGCGCCCTGGACCGCGAGCTGATCGGTGGCGACGAACAACTCGGCATGCTCATCCAGACCGACGCCGCCATCAACCCCGGCAATTCGGGCGGCGCGCTGGTGGACGACCGGGGTCGGATCGTCGGCATCAACACCGCGATCCTGTCGGGATCGGGGACCAGCTCGGGCGTCGGCTTCGCGATCCCGTCGACGAGCGTGACGGCGCTGGCCGATCAGCTGATCGAGGGCGGCTCGGTCCGGCCCGGCTTCCTCGGCATCGCCGGCCAACCGGTGTCGCCCGAGGCCGCCGAGGCATTCGGCGTGCCCGAGGGCGCGGTGATCGCCGAGGTCACGCCCGGCAGCGCGGCCGACGACGCCGGCCTGCAGGCCGAGGATGTGATCGTGTCGCTCAACGGCGAGTCGGTCGACTCGATGCTCGGCCTGAGCAGCCGCATCCAGGTCCGCCAGCCCGGTGACCAGGTCACCCTCGGCCTCGTCCGCGACGGCGAGCGCCTCGAGGTCACAGTGACGCTCGGCGAACGCAACGACGTGACGAACTAG
- a CDS encoding ribonuclease HII, whose translation MTHERRWWQHGDLVAGVDEVGRGAWAGPVTFAAVVLPSDRRMYKLRDSKMLDPARREELADRLGSFAVAIGIGHASNDEIDAMGMSDAMRLAASRAVAKLPVRPAAFLVDGNWNMLADVARPVELIVHGDARSASIAAASIVAKVTRDALMRAVCPTYPRYVFSSNKGYPSPPHVAALDRHGPCRLHRHSWAPIRARTTPRLDLPLDRIGPPEAPLGADPIDAPGGG comes from the coding sequence GTGACGCATGAACGTCGCTGGTGGCAGCACGGCGACCTTGTCGCTGGCGTCGACGAGGTGGGACGCGGGGCCTGGGCGGGACCGGTCACGTTCGCCGCGGTCGTCCTGCCCAGCGACAGGCGGATGTACAAGCTGCGCGACTCCAAGATGCTCGACCCCGCCCGGCGTGAGGAGCTCGCCGACCGGTTGGGCTCGTTCGCCGTGGCGATCGGCATCGGGCATGCGAGCAACGACGAGATCGACGCGATGGGCATGAGCGATGCCATGCGGCTCGCGGCGTCGCGTGCCGTGGCGAAGCTGCCGGTGCGTCCGGCGGCATTCCTGGTCGACGGCAACTGGAACATGCTCGCGGACGTCGCGCGGCCGGTGGAGCTGATCGTGCACGGCGACGCCCGGTCGGCGTCGATCGCGGCCGCGTCGATCGTGGCGAAGGTCACGCGTGACGCCCTCATGCGCGCCGTCTGTCCGACGTATCCCCGCTACGTCTTCTCCTCGAACAAGGGCTACCCGTCACCGCCGCACGTGGCGGCGCTGGACCGTCACGGTCCGTGCCGCCTGCACCGCCACAGCTGGGCACCGATCAGGGCCCGGACGACACCGCGGCTCGACCTGCCCCTGGATCGGATCGGGCCGCCGGAGGCGCCCCTCGGCGCGGACCCGATCGACGCTCCGGGCGGCGGGTGA